A section of the Apostichopus japonicus isolate 1M-3 chromosome 1, ASM3797524v1, whole genome shotgun sequence genome encodes:
- the LOC139965535 gene encoding uncharacterized protein, translating to MATWLSGTRETARSCSVESCQARVGDVKHPQLIRHRSHSDSTGHNGCFSCPDLADVRQRPTPLRQLSANEELHRKLKSSKSLCESQGPVRSTLPNQATVETYSRYSQSFSSRPSSGIERCSSRGSTSTNNAYSIRKLSSVSSCRSSSEIDCISFDEELDLSKVIPEIRIDISPGGLTTGPYKDHHIVEVLDFLFLGDIEAANREPLLCRLNIGYMVDLSNLTLHQMRRRVKLKDCPCLCPSERKHAPIRLTVLVDEACNEDIEQYFDEINAFIEGARKTGNKVLVFCVNGHTVSPTFVIQYLMKTLNWTVKQAFTFVKSRRADIETSNGFQRALIKLERRLLPQSVPSEADVFGSDTASDQARYGRRPLAWT from the coding sequence ATGGCTACGTGGCTGTCCGGAACGAGAGAAACTGCGAGATCATGCTCAGTGGAGTCCTGTCAAGCACGTGTTGGTGACGTCAAACATCCTCAATTGATTCGGCATAGGTCACACTCGGATTCAACCGGTCACAACGGTTGTTTCTCTTGCCCAGATTTGGCCGATGTCAGACAACGACCAACACCTCTTCGCCAGTTAAGCGCCAACGAAGAATTACATCGGAAACTCAAGTCGTCAAAGTCGCTATGTGAAAGTCAGGGCCCAGTAAGGTCGACTTTACCGAATCAAGCCACAGTGGAAACGTATTCGAGATATAGTCAATCGTTTAGCAGTCGGCCATCATCGGGTATCGAACGGTGTTCCTCGAGGGGTAGCACTAGTACCAATAACGCTTATAGCATTCGGAAACTGTCGTCGGTCTCATCTTGCCGTTCTTCGTCCGAGATCGATTGTATCTCCTTCGACGAAGAACTAGACTTGTCTAAAGTCATTCCAGAGATACGGATCGATATTAGTCCCGGAGGGTTAACTACGGGACCTTACAAGGACCATCACATAGTAGAGGTCCTCGATTTTCTGTTTCTGGGAGATATCGAAGCAGCGAACCGTGAACCTCTGCTTTGTAGATTGAATATTGGTTATATGGTCGATCTCAGTAATCTTACGCTGCATCAGATGCGTCGTCGTGTGAAATTGAAAGATTGTCCGTGCCTTTGTCCTTCAGAGAGGAAGCACGCACCGATTAGATTGACGGTCTTAGTCGATGAAGCATGCAACGAGGACATCGAACAATATTTCGATGAGATCAATGCATTTATAGAGGGCGCTAGAAAAACAGGTAATAAAGTCCTCGTATTCTGCGTGAATGGTCACACCGTTTCACCTACCTTTGTCATTCAGTACCTGATGAAGACATTGAACTGGACAGTCAAGCAGGCATTCACTTTTGTCAAGAGTAGACGAGCAGATATTGAAACGTCGAATGGATTTCAGAGGGCGCTCATCAAATTAGAGCGCCGTCTATTACCACAATCCGTTCCATCGGAGGCAGATGTTTTCGGGTCAGATACAGCATCTGATCAAGCGCGTTATGGAAGGAGGCCTCTAGCTTGGACTTGA